Proteins encoded by one window of Kribbella flavida DSM 17836:
- a CDS encoding MFS transporter, with the protein MTTSVTPDTRSRHVGLALLALATGGFAIGTTEFVTMGLLPQIADGVDISIPTAGHVISAYAVGVVVGAPLIAALGARTGRKRLLLGLMAVFVLGNLLSAVAGNYELLMAARFLTGLPHGAFFGIGAVVGASLVAANRRAWAVSMIMVGLPIANIVGVPASTLLGQRFGWQMPFLLVGVLGTLTLVAVWFWVAPQPVGSEVNVRSELSALARPQVWMALLVGMVGFGGMFATYTFITPTMTELAGFSEGAVTIVLAVYGVGMTGGTLVGGRLADRALMPSLYGGLVAVTIVLGTFGWLAQSKPGALLGVFAMGFSASILIPALQTRLMDVAHEGQSLAASLNHSTLNVANALGAWLGSVVLSAGYGYEWPSRVGAVLAVAGLALAIVSGAMDRRPAKVAGAAS; encoded by the coding sequence GTGACAACTTCGGTGACTCCTGACACCCGCTCCCGTCACGTCGGGCTGGCTCTGCTGGCGCTGGCGACCGGTGGGTTCGCGATCGGGACGACCGAGTTCGTCACGATGGGTCTGCTGCCGCAGATCGCCGACGGGGTGGACATCTCGATCCCGACCGCCGGGCACGTCATCTCGGCGTACGCGGTCGGGGTGGTGGTCGGGGCGCCGCTGATCGCCGCGCTCGGTGCGCGGACCGGGCGGAAGCGGTTGCTGCTCGGGCTGATGGCCGTGTTCGTGCTCGGCAACCTGCTCTCCGCCGTCGCCGGCAACTATGAGCTGCTGATGGCCGCGCGGTTCCTCACCGGCCTGCCGCACGGCGCGTTCTTCGGCATCGGCGCGGTGGTCGGCGCCTCGCTGGTGGCAGCGAACCGGCGGGCCTGGGCGGTCTCGATGATCATGGTCGGCCTGCCGATCGCCAACATCGTCGGCGTGCCCGCGTCCACGCTGCTCGGGCAACGGTTCGGCTGGCAGATGCCGTTCCTGCTGGTCGGTGTGCTGGGGACGCTGACCCTGGTCGCGGTCTGGTTCTGGGTCGCGCCGCAGCCGGTCGGCAGCGAGGTGAACGTGCGCAGCGAGCTGAGCGCGCTGGCCCGGCCGCAGGTCTGGATGGCGTTGCTGGTCGGCATGGTCGGCTTCGGCGGCATGTTCGCCACCTACACCTTCATCACGCCGACGATGACCGAGCTGGCCGGCTTCAGCGAAGGCGCCGTCACGATCGTGCTGGCCGTGTACGGCGTGGGTATGACCGGCGGCACCCTGGTCGGCGGCCGGCTCGCCGACCGCGCCCTGATGCCCAGCCTGTACGGCGGCCTGGTCGCGGTGACGATCGTGCTCGGCACGTTCGGGTGGCTCGCGCAGAGCAAGCCGGGCGCGCTGCTCGGGGTGTTCGCGATGGGCTTCTCGGCCAGCATCCTGATCCCCGCGCTGCAGACCCGGCTGATGGACGTCGCGCACGAGGGCCAGTCGCTGGCCGCGTCGCTGAACCACTCGACGCTCAACGTCGCCAACGCGCTCGGCGCCTGGCTCGGCAGCGTCGTGCTCTCGGCGGGCTACGGGTACGAGTGGCCGAGCCGGGTCGGCGCGGTCCTCGCCGTCGCGGGTCTCGCGCTGGCG
- a CDS encoding MarR family winged helix-turn-helix transcriptional regulator, with the protein MSSTGESSSGTGKGEGGEDVRWLDEQEKAAWTGLISLVLLLPGKLESPLRQEHGLTLFEYLVLSHLSEAPQRKLRMGELAFLASGSLSRLSNVVKRCEQRGWVVRSPDPADGRYTLAALTNAGFDMVHLAAPTHLRSVRRIVLDSLTATDQKNLARIAQRLHIVPDDIG; encoded by the coding sequence ATGAGCAGCACGGGTGAGTCCAGCAGCGGTACCGGGAAGGGCGAGGGTGGTGAGGACGTGCGCTGGCTCGATGAGCAGGAAAAGGCGGCCTGGACGGGGCTGATCTCCCTCGTCCTGCTGCTCCCCGGCAAGCTCGAGTCGCCGCTGCGGCAGGAGCATGGACTCACCCTGTTCGAGTACCTCGTGCTCAGCCACCTCTCCGAGGCGCCGCAGCGCAAGCTGCGGATGGGAGAGCTGGCATTCCTCGCCAGCGGATCGCTCTCCCGTCTGTCCAACGTCGTCAAACGCTGCGAGCAGCGCGGCTGGGTCGTACGGTCACCCGACCCGGCCGACGGCCGGTACACCCTCGCCGCACTCACCAACGCCGGCTTCGACATGGTGCACCTGGCGGCACCCACCCACCTGCGCTCCGTACGCCGCATCGTCCTCGACTCGCTCACCGCCACCGACCAGAAGAACCTCGCCCGCATCGCGCAGAGACTCCACATCGTCCCCGACGACATCGGCTGA
- a CDS encoding Rid family hydrolase — MSTVTFGITPGFGQKLHDALGYSGAVRVGDRVEISGQAGVDDDLVIPDSLEDEIVRAFDNVERTLATVGATWKDVIHVNSYHKVAPGDDVIGDDHNTVMAEQFRRRLGGRAPIWTETGVTVFGLATMRVEIRVTAIVGSGN; from the coding sequence ATGAGCACCGTCACCTTCGGCATCACTCCGGGCTTCGGCCAGAAGCTGCACGACGCCCTCGGCTACAGCGGCGCCGTCCGCGTCGGCGACCGGGTCGAGATCTCCGGCCAGGCCGGGGTGGATGACGATCTGGTCATCCCCGACTCGCTGGAGGACGAGATCGTCCGGGCTTTCGACAACGTCGAGCGCACGCTCGCCACGGTCGGCGCGACCTGGAAGGACGTCATCCACGTCAACTCCTACCACAAGGTCGCCCCGGGAGACGACGTCATCGGCGACGACCACAACACGGTCATGGCCGAGCAGTTCCGCCGGCGCCTCGGCGGCCGCGCGCCGATCTGGACCGAGACCGGCGTCACCGTCTTCGGCCTCGCCACCATGCGCGTGGAGATCCGTGTCACCGCCATCGTCGGCTCCGGAAACTGA
- a CDS encoding alpha-hydroxy-acid oxidizing protein, protein MANFGDHQLAIYVQGMFQDTRPEITTDLSRLESQAAANLSAEAMGYIVPSAGSGATARANLAAFERWRLVPRMLRGSTERDLSCTVLGTKMPAPVVIAPIGVQTLAHPDGELATARAADALGLTYTHSTQASHAFEQIEAASKWFQLYWPTDRDVCLSFLERARANGYAVLVVTLDTGTIGWRPADLDRGFLPFLKGDGLANYFTDPAFRAKLAKPVAEDPAAAVMHWAQMFPNVGLGWDELSFLRDNWDGPIVLKGITSVDDAKLAAEHGVDGLVVSNHGGRQVDGAIAALDALPAIADAVGEQVTVLFDSGVRTGADAAKALALGAKAVLLGRPFLYGLALAGQAGVEHVLRCLLAELDLTLALSGYANHRELNRDSVVRA, encoded by the coding sequence ATGGCGAACTTCGGTGACCACCAGCTTGCGATCTACGTGCAGGGGATGTTCCAGGACACCCGCCCGGAGATCACCACCGACCTGTCCCGGCTGGAGTCGCAGGCCGCCGCGAATCTGTCCGCGGAAGCGATGGGCTACATCGTGCCGAGTGCCGGCAGCGGCGCGACGGCGCGGGCCAATCTGGCCGCGTTCGAGCGCTGGCGGCTGGTGCCGCGGATGCTGCGCGGGTCGACCGAGCGGGACCTGTCCTGCACCGTGCTCGGGACGAAGATGCCGGCGCCGGTGGTGATCGCGCCGATCGGTGTGCAGACGCTCGCGCATCCCGACGGTGAGCTGGCGACCGCCCGGGCCGCGGACGCGCTCGGGCTCACCTACACGCACAGCACGCAGGCCAGCCATGCGTTCGAGCAGATCGAGGCCGCGAGCAAGTGGTTCCAGCTGTACTGGCCGACCGACCGCGACGTCTGCCTGAGCTTTCTCGAACGCGCCAGGGCCAACGGGTACGCCGTGCTCGTGGTGACGCTGGACACCGGCACCATCGGGTGGCGTCCGGCCGACCTGGACCGCGGGTTCCTGCCGTTCCTCAAGGGTGACGGGCTGGCGAACTACTTCACCGATCCGGCGTTCCGGGCCAAGCTGGCCAAGCCGGTCGCCGAGGATCCGGCGGCCGCGGTGATGCACTGGGCGCAGATGTTCCCGAACGTCGGGCTGGGCTGGGACGAGCTGTCCTTCCTGCGCGACAACTGGGACGGCCCGATCGTGCTGAAGGGCATCACCTCGGTCGACGACGCGAAGCTGGCCGCGGAACACGGCGTCGACGGTCTGGTGGTCTCGAACCACGGCGGCCGTCAGGTGGACGGCGCGATCGCGGCGCTGGACGCGTTGCCGGCGATCGCCGACGCCGTCGGCGAGCAGGTCACCGTGCTCTTCGACTCCGGCGTCCGGACCGGCGCCGACGCCGCCAAGGCACTGGCCCTGGGCGCGAAGGCCGTCCTGCTCGGCCGTCCGTTCCTGTACGGCCTGGCGCTGGCCGGCCAGGCGGGCGTCGAGCACGTCCTGCGCTGCCTGCTGGCCGAGCTCGACCTCACGCTCGCTCTGTCCGGCTACGCCAACCACCGCGAGCTGAACCGCGACTCGGTGGTCCGGGCGTGA
- a CDS encoding HAD family hydrolase: MKAVIFDLDDTLFDHSASAVTGLRAWVPELGVPWSDELIAHWFAIERIAYDGWLSGRTTHQGQRRARLRAFLPLLGQQVPAEDAELDDVFAGYLRHYEASWSAFPDARPAVEVARSNGWRVGVLTNGSTVQQNKKLAAIGLAPLVDVVATTETLGCSKPAPEAYLLTCRQLGVDPADTLMIGDNLELDVLGARAAGLAAEHLDRAAGVTLAQLVPTS; this comes from the coding sequence GTGAAAGCTGTCATCTTCGACCTCGACGACACCCTGTTCGACCACAGCGCGTCGGCCGTCACCGGACTGCGCGCGTGGGTCCCTGAACTGGGTGTGCCGTGGTCGGACGAGCTCATCGCCCACTGGTTCGCCATCGAGCGGATCGCCTACGACGGCTGGCTGAGCGGGCGTACGACGCATCAGGGGCAGCGCCGAGCGCGGCTGCGGGCGTTCCTGCCCTTGCTGGGCCAGCAGGTCCCCGCCGAGGACGCGGAACTGGACGACGTCTTCGCCGGCTACCTTCGCCACTACGAGGCCAGCTGGTCGGCCTTCCCCGACGCCCGGCCGGCGGTGGAAGTTGCTCGCAGCAACGGCTGGCGCGTCGGCGTGCTGACGAACGGGAGCACGGTCCAGCAGAACAAGAAGCTGGCTGCCATCGGCCTGGCGCCGCTGGTGGACGTGGTCGCGACCACCGAGACGCTCGGCTGCAGCAAGCCGGCGCCGGAGGCGTACCTGCTGACCTGCCGGCAGCTCGGGGTGGATCCGGCCGACACGTTGATGATCGGCGACAACCTGGAGCTCGACGTGCTCGGTGCCCGGGCGGCCGGGCTGGCCGCCGAGCACCTGGACCGGGCCGCCGGGGTCACGCTGGCTCAGCTGGTACCGACCAGCTGA
- a CDS encoding D-Ala-D-Ala carboxypeptidase family metallohydrolase, protein MSVRTFLSKPLPRVLAILALFAAVAGTAVTTQVVTATKAHADGCYTWSRTLSEGASGEDVRQLQVRVAGYPGYGGHLAADGAFGPATKAAVTRFQQAYGLAADGIAGSATFSKLYALQDDDCTPIHFTYAELDDGCGGSGYDGGPLSEAATRANALQTMWQLEALRHALGDQPLTVTSGFRSYSCNSSVGGASNSQHLYGRSADLVGVHSLCTLAKQARYHGFGGIFGPGYAGHNDHTHLDIRTSNSWAAPSCGI, encoded by the coding sequence ATGTCCGTTCGAACGTTCCTGTCCAAGCCACTGCCCAGAGTGCTGGCGATCCTGGCCCTGTTCGCCGCCGTCGCCGGTACGGCGGTCACCACGCAGGTCGTCACCGCCACCAAGGCCCACGCCGACGGCTGCTACACCTGGAGCCGCACGCTCAGCGAGGGTGCCAGCGGCGAAGACGTCCGCCAGCTCCAGGTCCGCGTCGCCGGCTATCCCGGGTACGGCGGCCACCTCGCGGCCGACGGCGCCTTCGGGCCGGCCACCAAGGCCGCGGTGACCCGGTTCCAGCAGGCGTACGGCCTGGCCGCCGACGGCATCGCCGGCTCGGCCACCTTCAGCAAGCTCTACGCGCTGCAGGACGACGACTGCACCCCGATCCACTTCACCTACGCCGAGCTCGACGACGGCTGCGGCGGCTCCGGGTACGACGGCGGCCCGCTGTCCGAAGCCGCCACCCGGGCGAACGCGCTGCAGACCATGTGGCAGCTGGAGGCGCTGCGGCACGCCCTCGGCGACCAGCCGCTGACCGTCACCAGCGGCTTCCGCAGCTACTCGTGCAACAGCTCGGTCGGCGGCGCCAGCAACAGCCAGCACCTGTACGGCCGGTCGGCCGACCTGGTCGGTGTCCACTCGCTGTGCACGCTGGCCAAGCAGGCCCGCTACCACGGCTTCGGTGGCATCTTCGGCCCGGGCTACGCCGGTCACAACGACCACACGCACCTCGACATCCGGACCAGCAACTCCTGGGCCGCCCCGAGCTGCGGGATCTGA
- a CDS encoding SigE family RNA polymerase sigma factor, with amino-acid sequence MTIDESTLTLRAGETGRSVTGADSFDAFVLARSGRLLRTAYLLTQDHALAEDLLQTALAKVWFAWSRIEGGDPEPYVRKVLVNTYATWWRRRWNGEQPTEDLPESVGPDGAGTAERTDLWRALQQLPRRQRAVVVLRYYEDLSEAETARILGCTIGTVKSQTSKAFAKLRLDPNLVEPGPATGRTTVRSADAARPAALADEETSR; translated from the coding sequence GTGACCATCGATGAGAGCACGCTCACGCTGCGTGCCGGTGAAACGGGGCGATCGGTGACCGGTGCGGACAGCTTCGACGCGTTTGTGCTCGCGCGGTCCGGCAGACTGCTGCGGACCGCCTACCTGCTCACCCAGGACCACGCGCTGGCAGAGGACCTGCTGCAGACCGCGCTGGCCAAGGTGTGGTTCGCCTGGTCGCGGATCGAGGGTGGCGACCCGGAGCCGTACGTGCGCAAGGTGCTGGTGAACACCTACGCCACCTGGTGGCGCCGCCGGTGGAACGGGGAGCAGCCGACCGAGGACCTGCCCGAGTCCGTAGGACCGGACGGAGCCGGCACGGCTGAGCGCACGGATCTGTGGCGCGCCTTGCAGCAGCTTCCCCGCCGGCAGCGCGCGGTCGTCGTACTGCGCTACTACGAGGACTTGAGCGAGGCCGAGACGGCCCGCATCCTCGGCTGCACGATCGGCACGGTGAAGAGCCAGACCAGCAAGGCCTTCGCCAAGCTCCGGCTCGACCCCAACCTGGTCGAGCCCGGCCCCGCCACCGGCCGCACCACTGTCCGCTCCGCCGATGCCGCCCGCCCCGCCGCTCTCGCCGACGAGGAGACCTCGCGATGA
- a CDS encoding sugar phosphate isomerase/epimerase family protein, with protein MDSEHEEAYVSVRTGLVSVTFRQLGVEQVVEVAAQAGLAAIEWGGDVHVPLGDLPAARKARALCEDHGLAVAAYGSYLRAGSVDREEIRTAVTTAAELGAPRIRVWAGTVGTAEAGVGDRMAVTRGLAELADVAAGAGLEIAMEFHRGTLTDEVDSTITLLLDVGAPNLTTYWQPPVDLDDAACLAQLESLMPWLSTVHVFSWWPSNNRLPLSGRESLWRPVLQRLAAEPREINALLEFVADDSVTQLAADAADLHAWV; from the coding sequence ATGGACAGTGAGCACGAGGAGGCGTACGTGAGTGTGAGGACCGGTCTGGTCTCGGTGACGTTCCGGCAGCTGGGCGTCGAGCAGGTCGTCGAGGTCGCGGCACAGGCGGGGCTGGCGGCGATCGAGTGGGGCGGTGACGTGCACGTTCCGCTCGGCGACCTTCCGGCCGCGCGCAAGGCTCGCGCCCTCTGCGAGGACCACGGCCTGGCCGTCGCGGCGTACGGGTCCTACCTGCGGGCCGGCAGCGTCGACCGCGAGGAGATCCGGACGGCGGTGACCACCGCCGCCGAGCTCGGCGCACCCCGGATCCGGGTCTGGGCCGGCACGGTCGGGACCGCCGAGGCGGGCGTCGGCGACCGGATGGCGGTCACCCGCGGCCTGGCCGAGCTGGCGGACGTGGCGGCCGGGGCGGGCCTGGAGATCGCGATGGAGTTCCACCGCGGCACGCTGACCGACGAGGTCGACTCCACGATCACGCTGCTGCTGGACGTCGGCGCGCCCAACCTCACGACGTACTGGCAGCCTCCGGTCGACCTGGACGACGCTGCCTGCCTGGCGCAGCTGGAGTCGCTGATGCCCTGGCTGAGCACGGTCCACGTGTTCTCCTGGTGGCCGTCGAACAACCGCCTCCCGCTGTCCGGCCGGGAGTCCCTGTGGCGCCCGGTCCTGCAGCGCCTGGCCGCCGAGCCCCGGGAGATCAACGCGCTGCTCGAGTTCGTCGCCGACGACTCGGTCACCCAGCTCGCCGCCGACGCCGCCGACCTGCACGCCTGGGTCTGA
- the rarD gene encoding EamA family transporter RarD yields the protein MPEQRRGFIQGLSAYLLWGLFPLYWRLLDESGAIELLAHRIVWALVTIALLVVVLRRFGQVRALLAEPRRRWPLIAGSVLISVNWGVYIWGVEQNRVVETSLGYFITPLFTVLLGVFVLGERLRVLQWTALAIAFVAVVGLTIEAGQPPWIALALTLSFGFYGLAKKKAGAGALEGMAVESATMAPVALIAIVVMALHGQSTVTGQGPGYLVLVLLTGPITAVPLLLFGAAATRISMTTLGLLNYIAPIMQFAVGVLVFHEHMSSMRWAGFALVWIALVLFTLDGLTRRRRTVSLEVAATAA from the coding sequence GTGCCGGAACAGCGCAGAGGGTTCATCCAGGGGTTGAGCGCCTATCTGCTGTGGGGCCTCTTCCCGCTGTACTGGCGACTGCTCGACGAGTCCGGCGCGATCGAGCTGCTGGCCCACCGGATCGTCTGGGCGCTGGTCACGATCGCCCTGCTCGTCGTCGTACTGCGTCGCTTCGGTCAGGTCCGGGCACTGCTGGCCGAGCCGCGCCGCCGGTGGCCGCTGATCGCCGGGTCTGTGCTGATCTCGGTCAACTGGGGCGTCTACATCTGGGGCGTCGAGCAGAACCGGGTCGTGGAGACCTCGCTCGGCTACTTCATCACTCCGTTGTTCACCGTGCTGCTCGGTGTCTTCGTGCTCGGCGAGCGGTTGCGCGTCCTGCAGTGGACCGCGTTGGCGATCGCCTTCGTCGCCGTCGTCGGCCTGACGATCGAGGCCGGGCAGCCGCCGTGGATCGCGCTCGCGCTGACCTTGTCGTTCGGCTTCTACGGGCTGGCGAAGAAGAAGGCCGGCGCCGGGGCGCTGGAGGGCATGGCGGTCGAGTCGGCCACGATGGCGCCGGTCGCGCTGATCGCGATCGTGGTGATGGCGCTGCACGGGCAGTCGACGGTGACCGGGCAAGGACCCGGCTACCTGGTCCTGGTGCTGCTGACCGGGCCGATCACCGCCGTACCGCTGCTGCTGTTCGGTGCGGCCGCGACCCGGATCTCGATGACCACGCTGGGCCTGCTGAACTACATCGCGCCGATCATGCAGTTCGCGGTCGGGGTGCTGGTGTTCCACGAGCACATGTCGTCGATGCGCTGGGCCGGGTTCGCGCTGGTCTGGATCGCACTGGTGCTGTTCACCTTGGACGGGTTGACGCGCCGCCGGCGGACGGTCTCGCTCGAGGTCGCTGCTACCGCTGCGTGA
- a CDS encoding PhoX family protein, protein MSPKLLPLISQIGTRHGSRSFRTCELKCANQCDHPEPNTSGNEHIQTVLQTAFSRRNMLKAGAAGAAVAGVATLAANVPAAADFSTAASGDRGNGAFPGFGGPQGELTHSVVPPNRKDDIVVPKGYEQAVMIAWGDPVEYGAPRFDVNRLTPEAQAKQFGYNNDYTMIVPLRDERKALLVCNHEYTDEKLMLPTGRYDAKTVAKIGIAAHGMSVVQIERVGRSGQWRRDKQGSRYNRRITAATKFEVSGPAAADQRVGKVAYGTFGNCAGGVTPWGTILSGEENFNGYFDVTGTVPAEYATSYKRYGVPTTVTKSSRQWSIVDPRFDLSKNPTEAFRAGWIVEVDPYEPRATPRKLTMLGRMKHEGATTTITADGRIAVYLGDDERGEYVYKFVSTGKYDPDNRKRNFGLLDEGTLYVAKFTGDGAEDGLYDGTGTWIPLTSDKKSFIEGMSVADVLIDVRIAADKVGATRMDRPEDIERNPVNGRVYAAMTNNSNRGGTFAVDEANPLAKSHVRDTFGGPLVEKSGNRNGYILELTEEGDDAAKTGFFWTLFLVCGDPAAQETYFGGYDKSKVSPISCPDNVAFDGSGNLWISTDGNVLGSNDGIFTVPVAGPKRGQVKQFLSVPFGAEACGPLISEDDKTAFVAVQHPGETDDATFEKPASTWPHTDRFPRPAISCVWRKDNGRVGS, encoded by the coding sequence GTGAGCCCCAAGTTGCTGCCGCTGATCAGCCAGATCGGCACCCGTCACGGGTCCCGGTCGTTCCGCACCTGCGAGCTGAAGTGCGCGAACCAGTGTGACCACCCCGAGCCGAACACCTCCGGCAACGAGCACATCCAGACCGTGCTGCAGACCGCCTTCTCCCGGCGCAACATGCTCAAGGCCGGTGCCGCCGGAGCCGCTGTCGCCGGTGTCGCCACACTGGCCGCGAACGTGCCCGCCGCCGCCGACTTCTCGACCGCCGCGAGCGGCGACCGTGGCAACGGCGCCTTCCCCGGCTTCGGTGGCCCGCAGGGTGAACTGACCCACAGCGTGGTCCCGCCGAACCGCAAGGACGACATCGTCGTGCCCAAGGGCTACGAGCAGGCCGTCATGATCGCCTGGGGCGACCCGGTCGAGTACGGCGCGCCGCGGTTCGACGTGAACCGGCTGACGCCCGAGGCGCAGGCCAAGCAGTTCGGCTACAACAACGACTACACGATGATCGTGCCGCTGCGCGACGAGCGGAAGGCGCTGCTCGTCTGCAACCACGAGTACACCGACGAGAAGCTGATGCTGCCGACCGGCCGGTACGACGCCAAGACGGTGGCGAAGATCGGCATCGCCGCGCACGGTATGTCGGTGGTCCAGATCGAGCGCGTCGGCCGCAGCGGCCAGTGGCGCCGCGACAAGCAGGGCAGCCGCTACAACCGGCGGATCACCGCCGCCACCAAGTTCGAGGTGTCCGGCCCGGCCGCCGCCGACCAGCGCGTCGGAAAGGTTGCCTACGGCACCTTCGGCAACTGCGCCGGCGGCGTCACCCCGTGGGGCACGATCCTGTCCGGCGAGGAGAACTTCAACGGCTACTTCGACGTGACCGGCACGGTGCCGGCGGAGTACGCGACCAGCTACAAGCGGTACGGCGTCCCGACGACGGTGACCAAGTCCTCGCGCCAGTGGAGCATCGTCGACCCGCGCTTCGACCTGAGCAAGAACCCGACCGAGGCGTTCCGCGCCGGCTGGATCGTCGAGGTCGACCCGTACGAGCCGCGGGCGACGCCGCGCAAGCTCACCATGCTCGGCCGGATGAAGCACGAGGGCGCCACCACCACGATCACCGCCGACGGCCGGATCGCGGTCTACCTCGGTGACGACGAGCGCGGCGAGTACGTCTACAAGTTCGTCTCCACCGGCAAGTACGACCCGGACAACCGCAAGCGCAACTTCGGCCTGCTCGACGAGGGCACCCTGTACGTCGCCAAGTTCACCGGCGACGGCGCCGAGGACGGCCTGTACGACGGCACCGGCACCTGGATCCCGCTGACCTCGGACAAGAAGTCGTTCATCGAGGGCATGTCGGTCGCCGACGTGCTGATCGACGTCCGGATCGCCGCCGACAAGGTGGGCGCCACCCGGATGGACCGGCCCGAGGACATCGAGCGCAACCCGGTCAACGGCCGGGTGTACGCCGCGATGACCAACAACTCCAACCGCGGCGGCACGTTCGCGGTCGACGAGGCCAACCCGCTGGCCAAGTCGCACGTGCGGGACACCTTCGGCGGACCGCTGGTGGAGAAGTCCGGCAACCGCAACGGCTACATCCTGGAGCTCACCGAGGAGGGTGACGACGCGGCCAAGACCGGCTTTTTCTGGACGCTGTTCCTGGTCTGCGGCGACCCGGCCGCGCAGGAGACCTACTTCGGCGGCTACGACAAGTCGAAGGTCAGCCCGATCTCCTGCCCCGACAACGTCGCCTTCGACGGATCCGGCAACCTGTGGATCTCCACCGACGGCAACGTGCTCGGCTCCAACGACGGCATCTTCACCGTGCCCGTCGCCGGCCCGAAGCGTGGTCAGGTCAAGCAGTTCCTGTCGGTGCCGTTCGGCGCGGAGGCCTGCGGCCCGCTGATCAGCGAGGACGACAAGACGGCGTTCGTCGCGGTCCAGCACCCGGGTGAGACCGACGACGCGACCTTCGAGAAGCCGGCGTCGACCTGGCCGCACACCGACCGGTTCCCGCGACCGGCGATCTCCTGCGTGTGGCGCAAGGACAACGGGCGCGTCGGCAGCTGA
- a CDS encoding DUF899 family protein, with amino-acid sequence MTQQTSTDDVIALPPVADRAAFEAEVARLRAREKALTREEVAIAADRRRLPMVEVDATLELTGPDGPVTLLDAFEGRRQLIAYFSMWHAGHPAHEQCAGCTWCNTQVAELAYLHSRDITYAVFCQGPYAESSRYRDFMGWTMPWYSAEPSTEKLLVGRVVGMMHLVCYVRDGDRVFETYWTTGRGVEVMDNSYALMDLTVYGRQEPHEDSPSGWPQSWRNGDGAHYHRMNGRPIAQWSRVEAGRSDDLGTAGPAQVNLHHSPKPA; translated from the coding sequence ATGACGCAGCAAACGAGCACAGACGATGTCATCGCCCTGCCGCCGGTCGCCGACCGCGCCGCGTTCGAGGCCGAGGTCGCCCGGTTGCGGGCCCGGGAAAAGGCGCTTACGCGGGAGGAGGTCGCGATCGCGGCGGACCGTCGCCGGCTACCGATGGTCGAGGTGGACGCGACGCTGGAGCTGACCGGCCCGGACGGACCAGTCACCCTGCTCGACGCGTTCGAGGGCCGCAGGCAACTCATCGCCTACTTCTCCATGTGGCATGCCGGTCACCCCGCCCACGAGCAGTGCGCGGGCTGCACCTGGTGCAACACCCAGGTCGCCGAACTGGCCTACCTGCACTCGCGCGACATCACGTACGCCGTGTTCTGCCAGGGTCCGTACGCCGAGAGCAGCCGGTACCGGGACTTCATGGGCTGGACCATGCCGTGGTACTCCGCCGAGCCCTCCACGGAGAAGCTGCTTGTCGGGCGGGTCGTCGGCATGATGCACCTGGTCTGCTACGTCCGTGACGGTGACCGGGTGTTCGAGACGTACTGGACCACCGGTCGCGGCGTCGAGGTGATGGACAACAGCTACGCGCTGATGGACCTCACCGTGTACGGCCGGCAGGAACCGCACGAGGACTCCCCGAGTGGCTGGCCCCAGTCGTGGCGCAACGGCGACGGCGCCCACTACCACCGCATGAACGGCCGCCCCATCGCCCAGTGGTCCCGCGTGGAAGCCGGCCGCTCGGACGACCTCGGCACAGCAGGTCCGGCTCAGGTGAACCTGCACCACTCACCAAAGCCCGCCTAG
- a CDS encoding RrF2 family transcriptional regulator, with protein MKMNEGVEWGMHTCVNLSWMPGEALPAKKLAAFYELPTAYLNKQLQALTRAGILSSTSGPKGGFQLARPTDRITLLDIVVAIDGPDEAFRCTEILKAGPGADPREDYRTTCLISQAMRQAELVYRRELAARTIADIVADVERQFPRSPESTRAWFANLKS; from the coding sequence ATGAAGATGAACGAGGGCGTCGAGTGGGGCATGCACACCTGCGTGAACCTCAGCTGGATGCCCGGCGAGGCACTGCCGGCCAAGAAGCTCGCCGCCTTCTACGAGCTTCCCACGGCGTACCTGAACAAGCAGCTGCAAGCGCTCACCCGGGCCGGAATCCTCTCTTCGACCTCCGGCCCCAAAGGCGGCTTCCAGCTCGCCCGGCCGACCGACCGGATCACCCTGCTCGACATCGTCGTCGCCATCGACGGACCCGACGAGGCGTTCCGCTGCACCGAGATCCTCAAGGCCGGACCAGGCGCCGACCCGCGGGAGGACTACCGCACGACCTGCCTGATCTCCCAGGCGATGCGCCAGGCCGAGCTGGTCTACCGGCGCGAACTGGCCGCCCGCACGATCGCCGACATCGTCGCCGACGTCGAGCGGCAGTTCCCGCGGTCGCCGGAGAGCACCCGCGCCTGGTTCGCCAACCTGAAGTCCTGA